The following are from one region of the Populus trichocarpa isolate Nisqually-1 chromosome 8, P.trichocarpa_v4.1, whole genome shotgun sequence genome:
- the LOC7498237 gene encoding E3 ubiquitin-protein ligase UPL6 isoform X5 produces MFFNGDSSTRKRVDLGGRSSKERDRKKLLEQTRLERNSRLWVKQQNAAAVKIQKWFRGRKAVEAEHSRVRGKFHGTYGKCCQNVDRHCFGPDSEFFRQLLFFFNAKDSDDFTILVETCRLLLQNVQDSGDIVSLFAGGDYSTKHALVEYRVKKLSFACIWAIYQNRKQLKDQLVMMPRDSSITATLLLEAVALLIDPKLPWACKVVGYLLQRNVFALFREIVLTGKENMRSDSSIRNASPLERILALVISHVGQKPCICPTIDLQWSFSSQMLTIPLLWRLFPNLKEVFATQGLSRHYINQMARCMRNNTYVLPNDLSVEYPGHACLLGNMLETAGAALSHADCSFEMAIDIAAVTTFLLEALPPIKSSSPEIRPSSTLDEDDMALPDEMEIVLNKDLEHKIVHAMHSRFLLQLTSVLFGEITMVSGSNHGLDDKEVAAIGAACAFLHVAFNTLPVERMMTVLAFRTELVQVLWNFMKQCHENKKWPSLPDQLSYLPGNAPGWLLPLAVFCPVYKYMLMLVDNEEFYEQEKPLSLKDVRCLIVILRQALWQLLWVNPKVNSNSVKLIKNTSVYSGNPIESIKQRVSLVASELLSQLQDWNNRRQFAPPNDFHADGVDDSFISQAVIDGTKANDIMKQAPFLVPFTSRVKIFNSQLLAVRQRQGSHGVFTRNRYRIRRDHILEDAYNQMSALSEEDLRGLIRVSFINEFGVEEAGIDGGGIFKDFMENITRAAFDVQYGLFKETSDHLLYPNPGSGMLHEQHLQFFHFLGTLLAKAMFEGILVDIPFATFFLSKLKKKYNYLNDLPSLDSELYRHLIFLKVQMNLLELSCWEKWSH; encoded by the exons ATGTTTTTCAACGGCGATTCATCCACGAGGAAGCGAGTCGATTTAGGAGGCCGGAGTTCGAAGGAGAGAGATAGGAAGAAGCTTCTTGAACAAACTAGATTGGAACGTAATAGTCGGTTGTGGGTGAAGCAACAGAATGCCGCTGCTGTCAAAATTCAA AAATGGTTCAGAGGGAGAAAGGCAGTGGAGGCTGAACATTCTAGGGTGCGAGGGAAGTTCCATGGAACCTATGGCAAGTGTTGCCAAAATGTAGACAG GCATTGTTTTGGTCCGGATTCAGAGTTCTTCCGGCagctattatttttcttcaatgcaAAAGATAGTGATGATTTCACAATCCTCGTGGAGACTTGCCGATTGCTTCTGCAAAATGTTCAAGATAGCG GGGATATCGTGAGCCTATTTGCTGGTGGGGATTATTCAACCAAGCATGCTTTGGTGGAGTATAGGGTCAAAAAACTATCATTTGCCTGTATTTGGGCTATCTATCAAAATAG AAAACAATTGAAGGATCAATTAGTGATGATGCCCAGGGATTCAAGCATAACAGCAACTCTCTTGCTGGAAGCTGTAGCTTTGCTGATCGATCCCAAACTTCCATGGGCTTGTAAGGTCGTTGGTTATCTCTTGCAAAGGAATGTGTTTGCTCTATTTCGAGAGATTGTTCTAACAGGAAAG GAGAATATGAGGAGTGACAGTTCCATCAGAAATGCATCTCCATTGGAGCGTATTCTTGcccttgtgatatctcatgttGGTCAGAAGCCATGTATTTGCCCCACCATTGATCTGCAATGGAGTTTCTCATCTCAGATGCTGACAATTCCTTTACTATGGCGACTTTTTCCTAATTTAAAAGAG GTTTTTGCAACTCAGGGGCTGAGCCGACATTACATTAATCAGATGGCACGTTGCATGCGGAATAATACTTATGTACTGCCCAATGATCTTTCTGTGGAATATCCTGGCCACGCTTGTCTTCTAGGAAATATGTTAGAAACCGCAGGAGCTGCTTTGTCTCATGCTGACTGTTCATTTGAGATG gCTATAGATATTGCTGCCGTGACAACATTCTTGTTGGAGGCACTTCCTCCTATAAAATCATCAAGTCCAGAAATTAGACCAA GCTCCACTCTGGATGAGGATGATATGGCTTTGCCTGATGAAATGGAAATTGTCTTAAACAAGGATTTGGAACACAAGATAGTCCATGCTATGCATTCACGCTTTCTCTTGCAATTG ACGAGTGTTTTATTTGGGGAGATTACAATGGTCAGTGGTTCAAACCATGGACTGGACGATAAAGAGGTTGCAGCTATTGGTGCTGCTTGTGCTTTTTTGCATGTTGCTTTCAACACTTTGCCAGTTGAGCGAATGATGACTGTACTAGCTTTTAGAACTGAACTTGTTCAAGTGCTTTGGAATTTTATGAAGCAGTGTCATGAGAATAAAAAGTGGCCATCCTTGCCTGATCAGTTATCATATCTACCAGGAAATGCACCTGGCTGGCTATTACCTCTGGCTGTTTTTTGTCCTGTATATAA GTACATGCTTATGTTAGTTGACAATGAGGAGTTCTATGAACAGGAGAAGCCTTTATCATTGAAGGATGTCCGGTGCCTAATTGTTATTTTGAGACAG GCCCTATGGCAGCTCCTATGGGTGAATCCTAAAGTGAACAGTAATTCAGTTAAACTCATCAAGAACACCTCTGTTTATAGTGGGAACCCTATTGAATCTATTAAACAGAGAGTTAGTCTTGTAGCCTCTGAGCTCCTCTCTCAG TTGCAAGATTGGAACAATAGACGACAATTTGCACCACCCAATGATTTCCATGCTGATGGTGTTGATGACTCATTTATTTCTCAG GCTGTAATAGATGGAACCAAAGCAAATGACATTATGAAACAGGCTCCTTTCTTGGTACCTTTTACAAGCAGAGTTAAAATATTCAAT TCACAATTATTGGCAGTTAGGCAAAGACAAGGGTCCCATGGTGTTTTTACAAGAAACAGATACAGAATACGGAGAGATCATATTTTGGAAGATGCTTATAATCAGATGAGTGCATTGTCCGAGGAGGATCTTCGAGGATTG ATTCGTGTATCATTTATCAATGAGTTTGGAGTTGAGGAAGCTGGCATTGATGGTGGTGGCATTTTTAAAGATTTCATGGAAAACATTACTCGAGCTGCCTTCGATGTGCAGTATGGGTTGTTTAAG GAAACATCTGATCACCTACTCTACCCCAATCCTGGATCAGGAATGCTACACGAACAacatcttcaattttttcattttcttggaaCTCTTCTTGCAAAG GCTATGTTTGAAGGTATTCTTGTTGATATACCTTTTGCAACATTCTTCCTAagcaaattaaagaagaa GTACAACTATTTGAATGACTTGCCTTCATTGGATTCAGAATTATATCGCCACCTTATTTTCCTAAAG GTACAAATGAATCTCCTTGAATTGAGCTGCTGGGAAAAATGGAGCCATTGA
- the LOC7498237 gene encoding E3 ubiquitin-protein ligase UPL6 isoform X2: MFFNGDSSTRKRVDLGGRSSKERDRKKLLEQTRLERNSRLWVKQQNAAAVKIQKWFRGRKAVEAEHSRVRGKFHGTYGKCCQNVDRHCFGPDSEFFRQLLFFFNAKDSDDFTILVETCRLLLQNVQDSGDIVSLFAGGDYSTKHALVEYRVKKLSFACIWAIYQNRKQLKDQLVMMPRDSSITATLLLEAVALLIDPKLPWACKVVGYLLQRNVFALFREIVLTGKENMRSDSSIRNASPLERILALVISHVGQKPCICPTIDLQWSFSSQMLTIPLLWRLFPNLKEVFATQGLSRHYINQMARCMRNNTYVLPNDLSVEYPGHACLLGNMLETAGAALSHADCSFEMAIDIAAVTTFLLEALPPIKSSSPEIRPSSTLDEDDMALPDEMEIVLNKDLEHKIVHAMHSRFLLQLTSVLFGEITMVSGSNHGLDDKEVAAIGAACAFLHVAFNTLPVERMMTVLAFRTELVQVLWNFMKQCHENKKWPSLPDQLSYLPGNAPGWLLPLAVFCPVYKYMLMLVDNEEFYEQEKPLSLKDVRCLIVILRQALWQLLWVNPKVNSNSVKLIKNTSVYSGNPIESIKQRVSLVASELLSQLQDWNNRRQFAPPNDFHADGVDDSFISQAVIDGTKANDIMKQAPFLVPFTSRVKIFNSQLLAVRQRQGSHGVFTRNRYRIRRDHILEDAYNQMSALSEEDLRGLIRVSFINEFGVEEAGIDGGGIFKDFMENITRAAFDVQYGLFKETSDHLLYPNPGSGMLHEQHLQFFHFLGTLLAKAMFEGILVDIPFATFFLSKLKKKYNYLNDLPSLDSELYRHLIFLKRYQGDISDLELYFVIVNNEYGELTEEELLPGGRNQRVTNDNVIPFTHLVSNYRLNYQIRLQSSHFMRGFQQLIKKEWIDMFDEHELQEHYVIEMFWEVLKGFSMENQKKILKFVTGCSRGPLLGFKYLEPLFCIQRAGGTASEEALDRLPTSATCMNLLKLPPYRSKEQLATKLLYAINADAGFDLS; the protein is encoded by the exons ATGTTTTTCAACGGCGATTCATCCACGAGGAAGCGAGTCGATTTAGGAGGCCGGAGTTCGAAGGAGAGAGATAGGAAGAAGCTTCTTGAACAAACTAGATTGGAACGTAATAGTCGGTTGTGGGTGAAGCAACAGAATGCCGCTGCTGTCAAAATTCAA AAATGGTTCAGAGGGAGAAAGGCAGTGGAGGCTGAACATTCTAGGGTGCGAGGGAAGTTCCATGGAACCTATGGCAAGTGTTGCCAAAATGTAGACAG GCATTGTTTTGGTCCGGATTCAGAGTTCTTCCGGCagctattatttttcttcaatgcaAAAGATAGTGATGATTTCACAATCCTCGTGGAGACTTGCCGATTGCTTCTGCAAAATGTTCAAGATAGCG GGGATATCGTGAGCCTATTTGCTGGTGGGGATTATTCAACCAAGCATGCTTTGGTGGAGTATAGGGTCAAAAAACTATCATTTGCCTGTATTTGGGCTATCTATCAAAATAG AAAACAATTGAAGGATCAATTAGTGATGATGCCCAGGGATTCAAGCATAACAGCAACTCTCTTGCTGGAAGCTGTAGCTTTGCTGATCGATCCCAAACTTCCATGGGCTTGTAAGGTCGTTGGTTATCTCTTGCAAAGGAATGTGTTTGCTCTATTTCGAGAGATTGTTCTAACAGGAAAG GAGAATATGAGGAGTGACAGTTCCATCAGAAATGCATCTCCATTGGAGCGTATTCTTGcccttgtgatatctcatgttGGTCAGAAGCCATGTATTTGCCCCACCATTGATCTGCAATGGAGTTTCTCATCTCAGATGCTGACAATTCCTTTACTATGGCGACTTTTTCCTAATTTAAAAGAG GTTTTTGCAACTCAGGGGCTGAGCCGACATTACATTAATCAGATGGCACGTTGCATGCGGAATAATACTTATGTACTGCCCAATGATCTTTCTGTGGAATATCCTGGCCACGCTTGTCTTCTAGGAAATATGTTAGAAACCGCAGGAGCTGCTTTGTCTCATGCTGACTGTTCATTTGAGATG gCTATAGATATTGCTGCCGTGACAACATTCTTGTTGGAGGCACTTCCTCCTATAAAATCATCAAGTCCAGAAATTAGACCAA GCTCCACTCTGGATGAGGATGATATGGCTTTGCCTGATGAAATGGAAATTGTCTTAAACAAGGATTTGGAACACAAGATAGTCCATGCTATGCATTCACGCTTTCTCTTGCAATTG ACGAGTGTTTTATTTGGGGAGATTACAATGGTCAGTGGTTCAAACCATGGACTGGACGATAAAGAGGTTGCAGCTATTGGTGCTGCTTGTGCTTTTTTGCATGTTGCTTTCAACACTTTGCCAGTTGAGCGAATGATGACTGTACTAGCTTTTAGAACTGAACTTGTTCAAGTGCTTTGGAATTTTATGAAGCAGTGTCATGAGAATAAAAAGTGGCCATCCTTGCCTGATCAGTTATCATATCTACCAGGAAATGCACCTGGCTGGCTATTACCTCTGGCTGTTTTTTGTCCTGTATATAA GTACATGCTTATGTTAGTTGACAATGAGGAGTTCTATGAACAGGAGAAGCCTTTATCATTGAAGGATGTCCGGTGCCTAATTGTTATTTTGAGACAG GCCCTATGGCAGCTCCTATGGGTGAATCCTAAAGTGAACAGTAATTCAGTTAAACTCATCAAGAACACCTCTGTTTATAGTGGGAACCCTATTGAATCTATTAAACAGAGAGTTAGTCTTGTAGCCTCTGAGCTCCTCTCTCAG TTGCAAGATTGGAACAATAGACGACAATTTGCACCACCCAATGATTTCCATGCTGATGGTGTTGATGACTCATTTATTTCTCAG GCTGTAATAGATGGAACCAAAGCAAATGACATTATGAAACAGGCTCCTTTCTTGGTACCTTTTACAAGCAGAGTTAAAATATTCAAT TCACAATTATTGGCAGTTAGGCAAAGACAAGGGTCCCATGGTGTTTTTACAAGAAACAGATACAGAATACGGAGAGATCATATTTTGGAAGATGCTTATAATCAGATGAGTGCATTGTCCGAGGAGGATCTTCGAGGATTG ATTCGTGTATCATTTATCAATGAGTTTGGAGTTGAGGAAGCTGGCATTGATGGTGGTGGCATTTTTAAAGATTTCATGGAAAACATTACTCGAGCTGCCTTCGATGTGCAGTATGGGTTGTTTAAG GAAACATCTGATCACCTACTCTACCCCAATCCTGGATCAGGAATGCTACACGAACAacatcttcaattttttcattttcttggaaCTCTTCTTGCAAAG GCTATGTTTGAAGGTATTCTTGTTGATATACCTTTTGCAACATTCTTCCTAagcaaattaaagaagaa GTACAACTATTTGAATGACTTGCCTTCATTGGATTCAGAATTATATCGCCACCTTATTTTCCTAAAG CGTTATCAAGGTGATATTTCTGACTTGGAGCTCTACTTTGTCATCGTAAATAATGAATATGGCGAGCTAACAGAAGAGGAGCTGCTTCCTGGAGGAAGAAACCAGCGTGTCACTAATGACAATGTCATTCCTTTTACCCATCTTGTATCCAATTATCGTCTAAATTATCAG ATACGTCTACAAAGTTCTCATTTCATGAGGGGCTTTCAGCAGCTTATAAAGAAAGAATGGATTGATATGTTTGACGAGCATGAACTTCAG gaGCATTATGTTATTGAGATGTTCTGGGAAGTTCTGAAAGGTTTTTCCatggaaaatcaaaagaaaattttgaa gtttgtGACTGGTTGTTCACGGGGACCTTTGCTTGGATTTAAATATCTTGAGCCCTTATTTTGTATACAAAG GGCTGGGGGCACTGCCTCTGAGGAAGCTCTTGATCGGCTGCCGACATCAGCTACTTGCATGAATCTTCTAAAGCTTCCACCTTATAGAAG CAAAGAGCAGCTAGCAACGAAATTGCTATATGCTATAAATGCTGATGCGGGTTTTGATTTGAGCTGA